TTTCATCATCCGTTTCAGCTGGTGCAATGGGTAGGGGCAGGGCGACCTGCTGGCGAAGATCACCACGTTACCGCTGGGCGCGACGGTGTAAAAAAGGCTGCTGAAAATATCCAGCAGCGCGCGCGAGAAGGTGGGGTCCTGCGACGGCAGGTGGGGGTGGTTCAGCACCAACCAGCCGCCGGGTCGCAGGCGGGCGGCACAGTCGCGCAGAAATGTCGCCGTAGACTGGATGGGAGCAAGGGCGTTGGCATTATACAGGTCGGAGAAGATCAGGTGATAGTTGCGCTGACCACGATCATCGGCGATAAAGCGTGCGGCATCGTCAATGACATAGCGAATATTGTCACTTTGTGGCAGGTAAAAATAGTCCTGCGCCACGCACATAACGGCCTGACTCAGCTCGACGACGTCCACGGAAATGCCCGTATCGCGTGCGAAGAGCGCTCGCAGCAGGCTGCCG
This DNA window, taken from Erwinia tasmaniensis Et1/99, encodes the following:
- a CDS encoding spermidine synthase translates to MSDVDFNSSPLFQLRGNLVASQQDEYGPVSVIDHRDFRSMSFDRVFEQSKMLKNQPSLPVHHYIRAMLMAVTLTEAQDILLLGLGGGSLLRALFARDTGISVDVVELSQAVMCVAQDYFYLPQSDNIRYVIDDAARFIADDRGQRNYHLIFSDLYNANALAPIQSTATFLRDCAARLRPGGWLVLNHPHLPSQDPTFSRALLDIFSSLFYTVAPSGNVVIFASRSPCPYPLHQLKRMMKECEADFASDFTPVAQKISRWPGAPIF